The Streptomyces sp. NBC_01689 genome includes a window with the following:
- the fxsT gene encoding FxSxx-COOH system tetratricopeptide repeat protein — protein sequence MAGGTFHGPTAFQVGDHNTQHSHFHTAPRAPVSLPHQVGVVPSRAQSFLERAEAGALREAFSSGGSAVSCQVLAGMGGAGKTQLAADHALRAWSEGGLEVLMWVTATARTAIVDAYAHAAADLCGADLGDPEQAAEAFLAWLQAKNHRWLIVLDDLTDPADLRGLWPPDRPEGRTLVTTRRRDAVLTGTRRKRIDVGLFTTGDATRYLAATLAAHGRSEPVDELVGLAEDLGHLPLALSQAAAYVTDQALDVAAYRSLLSDRALAPSLPGPGALPDDQRGPLTATWTLSVDLADRQDPAGVARPLLALASMLDAHGIPESVLTSRPARDYLAANSTRTPPRRKWWRWASPPRAVTGQEVHQSARLLHRLNLIDHTPQSPHQSVRVHALVQRTTRESLASCDYEEGAHAAADALLCVWPKVERDTDLAQALRANTAALAAHASSTGCLDRPHTHHVLFRAGNSLGNFGQASAAADYFQRQRAASTTHLGADHPYVLSLRHDAVYWRGKAGDAASATPACADLLEDRLRVLGPNHPHTLATRGSLAHLRAQGGDAAGAVSEFARLLDHMVRVLGPDHPNTLAVRGNLAENRGAAGDAPGAAAAFAQLLNDTIRVLGSDHPNTLATRSSLAGWHGRAGDANGAAVACAAVLDDHLRILGPDHPDTLATRSNLAHWRGEAGAAAEAASAFADLLGDVTRVLGPDHPQTLVARGNLARWRAQQGEAATFADVLDDMVRLLGPDHPHTLVVRDNLAQWQKQNSQGPGASA from the coding sequence GTGGCTGGGGGCACCTTCCACGGCCCGACGGCGTTCCAGGTCGGCGATCACAACACGCAGCACAGCCACTTCCACACTGCGCCGCGGGCACCGGTGTCGCTGCCGCACCAGGTGGGAGTGGTCCCCTCGCGTGCGCAGTCCTTTCTGGAGCGGGCGGAGGCGGGGGCGCTGAGGGAGGCGTTCTCGAGCGGTGGCAGCGCGGTGTCGTGTCAGGTCCTGGCCGGGATGGGCGGGGCCGGTAAGACACAGCTCGCCGCAGACCACGCGCTCCGCGCGTGGAGTGAGGGTGGGCTGGAAGTGCTGATGTGGGTCACGGCGACTGCCCGTACCGCGATCGTGGATGCCTACGCGCATGCCGCGGCGGACCTGTGCGGTGCCGACCTCGGCGACCCGGAACAGGCCGCGGAGGCGTTCCTGGCGTGGCTGCAGGCGAAGAACCACAGGTGGCTGATCGTGCTGGACGACCTTACGGACCCCGCGGATCTCAGGGGACTGTGGCCGCCGGACAGACCCGAGGGCCGCACGCTGGTGACGACCCGGCGCCGTGATGCGGTGTTGACCGGCACCAGGCGGAAGCGGATCGACGTCGGGCTGTTCACGACGGGCGATGCCACCCGGTATCTGGCGGCCACACTGGCCGCGCACGGGCGCAGCGAGCCGGTCGATGAGTTGGTCGGGCTGGCCGAGGACCTCGGACACCTGCCGCTCGCTCTGTCCCAGGCAGCGGCCTACGTCACCGATCAGGCGCTGGATGTCGCTGCGTACCGAAGCCTGCTCTCCGACCGCGCGCTCGCGCCTTCCCTACCCGGGCCCGGGGCGCTCCCGGACGACCAACGCGGTCCGTTGACGGCCACCTGGACACTGTCGGTCGACCTCGCAGACCGACAGGACCCTGCAGGCGTTGCTCGGCCCCTGCTCGCCCTCGCATCCATGCTCGACGCCCACGGTATCCCCGAATCCGTCCTGACATCCCGGCCCGCCCGCGACTACCTCGCCGCCAACAGCACCCGCACGCCGCCGCGCCGGAAGTGGTGGCGGTGGGCCTCACCTCCGAGAGCGGTGACCGGGCAGGAGGTCCACCAGTCCGCACGACTCCTGCACCGCCTCAACCTGATCGACCACACTCCCCAGTCGCCTCACCAGTCCGTTCGCGTGCACGCCTTGGTCCAGCGAACGACCCGCGAATCTCTGGCCTCCTGCGACTACGAGGAGGGCGCCCACGCGGCCGCCGACGCCCTGCTCTGCGTCTGGCCCAAGGTCGAACGCGACACCGATCTCGCCCAGGCGTTGCGCGCCAACACCGCGGCCCTGGCCGCCCACGCCTCGTCCACCGGCTGCCTCGACCGGCCGCACACCCATCACGTTCTGTTCCGGGCCGGCAACAGCCTGGGCAACTTCGGCCAGGCGTCGGCGGCGGCCGACTACTTCCAGCGCCAGCGGGCCGCCAGCACGACGCATCTCGGAGCAGACCACCCCTACGTCCTCTCCCTCCGTCACGACGCTGTCTACTGGCGCGGGAAGGCAGGCGACGCGGCAAGTGCCACGCCAGCGTGCGCCGACCTGCTGGAGGATCGCTTGCGGGTCCTGGGTCCCAACCACCCCCACACCCTCGCTACCCGCGGCAGCCTCGCTCACTTGCGGGCGCAAGGAGGAGACGCGGCCGGAGCAGTGTCCGAGTTCGCGCGCCTGCTGGACCACATGGTGCGGGTGCTGGGCCCTGATCACCCGAACACTCTGGCCGTGCGAGGCAACCTCGCCGAAAACCGCGGAGCGGCCGGGGACGCACCCGGTGCCGCAGCCGCCTTCGCCCAGTTACTGAACGACACCATCCGAGTGCTGGGGTCCGACCACCCGAACACCCTCGCCACGCGCAGCAGCCTTGCCGGATGGCATGGCCGGGCGGGCGACGCGAACGGCGCCGCAGTGGCGTGCGCCGCGGTGCTGGACGACCATCTGCGGATCCTGGGGCCCGATCACCCTGACACTCTCGCCACTCGCAGCAACCTCGCGCACTGGCGCGGGGAAGCCGGGGCTGCGGCTGAAGCCGCATCCGCGTTCGCCGACCTCCTCGGCGATGTGACCCGAGTACTTGGACCCG
- a CDS encoding WhiB family transcriptional regulator: MTSARAEWRENAACGSSDADDLFADSARQRQAKVVCAGCPVRTECLAEALDERIEFGVWGGMTERDRRALLRRKPNVVSWLSVLETAQGRMATRAG; this comes from the coding sequence ATGACGAGTGCCAGGGCCGAGTGGCGGGAGAACGCCGCGTGCGGCAGTTCCGACGCGGACGACCTGTTCGCGGACAGTGCACGTCAAAGGCAGGCCAAGGTGGTCTGCGCAGGGTGTCCCGTGCGCACTGAATGTCTCGCCGAAGCGCTTGATGAGCGGATCGAGTTCGGGGTGTGGGGAGGGATGACGGAGCGGGATCGCAGAGCTCTCCTTCGGCGTAAGCCGAACGTGGTCTCCTGGCTCTCCGTCCTGGAAACAGCCCAGGGCAGGATGGCGACCCGTGCCGGCTAA
- a CDS encoding IS5 family transposase (programmed frameshift) yields MGRGTWSWIVPDGLWEIAEPLIPPSKVRRQGGGTQDTPDETLFAAIIYVLVSGCAWRALPPCFGISKSTAHRRFLIWSRAGVWGRLHEEILHRLDDAGLLDLSRVVLDSAHVRAKKGGELTGPSPVDRGKPGSKMHVLSDANGLPTVVGVSAANTHDSLALKPMTMGHQTRHDPQRGRYFKTRRLHADKAYDIPHLRKWLWGKHIGVRIARKGIESGERLGRRRWVIERTMSWLTGYRRLNHRYERHPRNYLAFLGLAAALCCYKRLIRLTT; encoded by the exons ATGGGGCGGGGTACGTGGAGTTGGATCGTTCCGGACGGGCTGTGGGAGATCGCGGAGCCGTTGATCCCGCCGTCGAAGGTGCGGCGGCAGGGTGGCGGGACGCAGGACACGCCTGATGAGACGCTGTTCGCGGCGATCATCTATGTGCTGGTCAGTGGATGTGCCTGGCGGGCTCTGCCGCCGTGCTTCGGGATATCGAAGTCGACCGCGCATCGCCGGTTCCTGATCTGGTCGCGGGCGGGTGTGTGGGGCCGGTTGCACGAGGAGATCCTGCACCGCTTGGACGATGCCGGCTTGCTCGACCTCTCCCGAGTCGTCCTCGACTCAGCTCATGTGCGGGCGA AAAAAGGGGGCGAACTCACAGGTCCGAGTCCCGTGGACCGGGGCAAGCCGGGTTCCAAGATGCACGTTCTGTCGGACGCGAACGGACTGCCCACCGTCGTCGGCGTCTCCGCGGCCAACACCCACGACAGCCTCGCCCTGAAGCCCATGACCATGGGTCACCAAACGAGACACGACCCCCAGCGCGGCCGGTACTTCAAAACCCGACGTCTCCACGCAGACAAGGCCTACGACATCCCTCACCTGCGAAAATGGCTGTGGGGCAAGCACATCGGTGTCCGTATCGCCCGCAAAGGGATCGAGTCCGGTGAACGGCTGGGGCGCCGACGATGGGTCATCGAGCGGACCATGTCCTGGCTCACCGGCTACCGCAGACTCAACCACCGTTACGAACGCCACCCCCGCAACTACCTGGCCTTCCTCGGCCTTGCTGCCGCCCTCTGCTGCTACAAACGACTCATCCGCCTCACCACATAG